A single genomic interval of Spinacia oleracea cultivar Varoflay chromosome 6, BTI_SOV_V1, whole genome shotgun sequence harbors:
- the LOC110784356 gene encoding expansin-A7, with translation MASHLQKSWRLSLFCSLMVLLGMVRLSTGYATTHFKPSRWNSAHATFYGDDSASETMGGACGYGNLFNNGYGTNTAALSTVLFNNGYGCGSCYQIMCVGSKWCNKGRYGHGSTSITVTATNLCPPNWSQDSNAGGWCNPPRVHFDLSMPAFKQLAFWKAGIVPVQYRRVPCARKGGIRFSFQGNNYWLLASIMNVGGGGDIARIWVKGTRTGWISMSHNWGASYQAFSQLGGQCLSFKIQSYSTRETIVAYDVVPAYWSVGMTYQARVNFR, from the exons ATGGCTTCGCATTTGCAAAAATCGTGGCGATTAAGCCTGTTTTGTTCATTAATGGTGCTATTAGGAATGGTGAGACTGTCAACTGGATATGCTACTACTCACTTCAAGCCAAGTAGATGGAACTCTGCTCATGCAACTTTTTATGGTGATGATAGTGCCTCTGAAACAATGG GAGGTGCATGTGGATATGGAAATTTGTTCAACAACGGGTATGGTACAAATACAGCTGCATTGAGCACAGTATTGTTCAATAACGGGTATGGTTGCGGTAGTTGCTACCAAATTATGTGTGTTGGATCAAAATGGTGTAATAAGGGTCGTTATGGCCACGGCTCGACTTCCATTACCGTTACCGCCACAAATCTATGCCCTCCGAACTGGAGTCAGGATAGCAATGCCGGTGGTTGGTGCAACCCGCCTAGAGTCCATTTCGACCTCTCCATGCCCGCGTTTAAGCAACTCGCATTTTGGAAGGCTGGCATCGTTCCTGTCCAGTACCGCAG GGTTCCATGTGCGAGGAAGGGAGGCATCCGGTTCAGCTTCCAAGGGAACAACTACTGGCTACTAGCATCTATAATGAACGTTGGTGGTGGGGGTGACATAGCTAGAATCTGGGTCAAAGGAACGAGAACCGGGTGGATTAGCATGAGCCACAATTGGGGAGCTTCTTACCAAGCCTTTTCTCAATTAGGAGGCCAATGTCTCTCCTTCAAAATCCAATCTTACTCTACCCGTGAAACTATTGTTGCTTACGACGTCGTTCCAGCTTATTGGAGTGTTGGCATGACTTATCAAGCTAGAGTCAACTTTCGATGA
- the LOC110784354 gene encoding uncharacterized protein, whose translation MGSVFPLFFIFLPLMSLALPPPSSRTDKFTVTDDKTVINIRSPRLLDLVVRDFTVGLFDENNFQTGVVNHVNLPENLTGIDVDTARFRCGSLRRYGARVKEFYLRKGVMINPCVERVILIRQELGLNWSNMYYDNYNLQGYELVTPILGLLAYNGGDDYQNITRPDPFELRVIADGDPIKVDFTNISRINSRNIKDKMPYCANFEGQGKVTLTSMVSPHVCEAKKEGHIGLVVKAASPPPPVAYTEGISRWKIALGSSVGAALGAFLLGLLMVAMFVKAKKRSKLEDMVRRAYEEEALQVSMVGHVRAPCAPATRTVPIIERDYRPPYF comes from the coding sequence ATGGGCTCTGTTTTTCCCctgttttttatatttcttcctCTTATGTCATTGGCATTGCCACCACCATCATCAAGAACTGATAAGTTCACTGTTACGGATGATAAAACGGTAATTAACATCCGTTCTCCTCGCCTTCTTGACCTCGTTGTTAGAGATTTCACGGTTGGGTTATTCGACGAGAACAACTTCCAAACAGGAGTGGTGAACCATGTAAACTTACCGGAAAATCTCACCGGAATTGACGTTGATACGGCGAGGTTTCGGTGTGGCAGCCTAAGAAGGTACGGTGCTCGAGTTAAGGAGTTTTACTTACGTAAAGGTGTTATGATTAATCCTTGTGTAGAGAGAGTTATACTAATTAGACAAGAGCTTGGGTTAAATTGGTCTAACATGTATTATGATAATTACAATTTACAAGGTTATGAATTAGTTACACCAATTTTAGGCCTCCTAGCTTATAATGGTGGGGATGATTATCAAAATATAACCCGTCCTGACCCGTTTGAGCTCCGGGTTATTGCTGATGGGGATCCGATTAAGGTAGATTTCACCAATATTAGTCGAATCAATTCGAGGAATATTAAGGATAAGATGCCATATTGTGCTAATTTTGAAGGGCAAGGTAAGGTGACATTAACAAGTATGGTGTCACCACATGTTTGTGAAGCCAAAAAAGAAGGCCATATTGGGTTGGTGGTTAAGGCGGCTAGCCCACCTCCACCGGTGGCGTACACGGAGGGGATTAGCCGGTGGAAGATTGCCCTAGGAAGCTCGGTAGGGGCGGCATTGGGTGCCTTCTTGTTAGGGTTGTTAATGGTTGCGATGTTTGTGAAGGCTAAAAAGAGGTCTAAATTGGAAGATATGGTGAGAAGGGCATACGAGGAAGAAGCTTTGCAAGTAAGCATGGTTGGACATGTAAGGGCTCCTTGTGCTCCTGCCACTAGGACTGTGCCCATAATTGAACGTGATTATAGACCGCCTTACTTTTGA